Below is a window of Natronorubrum halophilum DNA.
ATGCCGAACGTCGCCCTGAGCATATCGCGACTTCCCGGACCGAGTCCGACGGCGACGACGGTGATCATCATCACGATCGCAAACCGGGGGTTCTCCTCGAATATCTCCTCGTTGAACACCCAGATGATGAACACGGGAGCGGCGAGTTTCACGAGCGCGAACGGCCACGCAGAACCGGTAATCTCGGTGATGCTTGCGGGAAGAAACGACCCCGTCACGTTGACGATCGCCTCGTTGACCGGATGTTTCGGACTGTAGCCGAGGTTCCAGACGTGCGACCAGTCGAGCATGAGCTGGTTCGCGAACCCGTCGATCGCGTGGGCCCAGATGATGATGATCCCCATCAATCCGGTACCGCGGTTCAGATCGGGGGCGAACCGCGTGATCCCGATCCAGATGATGGCCGTCGAGACGGTCGCGGCCGTGAGGACGATGGTCGCGATCAACGGGTGAAACGAGACGTACTCCGTCGTCGCGGCGAGATAGCCGAGCCAACCGAGCGTGACGGCGAGCGCGGTTGCACCGATCGTGACGAGGGGATACTCATAGCCCGAGACGTACCCGTTTCGCTCGAGGTAGACGGAGCCGGCGACCGCGACGAACGCGATGAAGGCCACGGTGAAGTAGATCAACGGACTGATCATGAACCCCGACCACGGCAACTGAATCGCGAGTTCGCCCGTCTCGCGGTAGGCGGCGACGTTCGCGTCCTCGACGGTTCGGAGGGCACCGCCGAAGAGCATGAACGGGAACAGGGCGAAAAAGCCCGCGCGGTAGCGTTCGATCTCGAGGCGGCGAATCACGAACAGGATCCCGATCACGAACAGGATAAGCGTCGGGATGTATCCCGAATACGAGACGAGCGTGTATCCCGGCGCGGCGGTCGGTCCGGCGTCCGCGGGCGCGTTGTTACAGTGTACCTGTTCGCCACCCGCCCACGCGATACAGCTCCATCCGTGAGCGTCAGCAACCACCGGTCCCCAAAAGTACTGCCAGATGATGTCGACGTACACGCGCTGTGGGAACACCAAGGCGGCGAGTGTCACACCGACGGCGAGGAGGACAACGGTCGCGGCCCAGATCCGTTCGGCCCCGTACCGTTCGATATACTCGTCCATGGACGATACCCGTCGGGGCGGGTGCTTACCGTTTCCGATTTTCTGCAGGGATAGACAGTCGACAGTCGGTGACCGTTACTCGCCAGTGAACTGGGCCTCCCGCGTTGCCGCACGCAGTTCCTCGTGGATCTCACCGTTCGAGGCCACCAGCCCGGTGCTGTCGTGTCGCCAGCGGTTCCCCTCGAGGTCGGTGACGGTCCCGCCGGCCTCGCGGACCAGCTGGACGCCGGCGACGGTATCCCACGAATTCGCCCGCAGGTTGGTCATCGTCCCCTCGAGCGTCCCCGCCGCGACCATCGCTAACTCGAGTTGGGCGCAGCCAAAGCGACGCATGTCGCCGAAGCGCTCGACGATGGCTCGCGTCGCCCCGGCGTACTGCTCACGGTCGTCGAAGTCCCACCAGAACGTGGGACAGACGGTTGCGGCCTCGGGGTCGCCGCAGTCGCTGACCGAAAGCGGTTCCTCGTTTCGAAACGCCCCCTCGGGGCCGACGCGATACGTGTCCGACAGGGCGGGACAGACGGTCGCCGCGCCGACCGGCTCGCCGTCGCGGACTGCGGCGACGGCCGTCGCGAAGGCGCGACTCTCGTTGACGAAGTTGTTCGTTCCGTCGATGGGATCGACGATCCAGGCCGGCCCCGTCTCCGGAACCTGCTTCAGCGCATCGTCCTCCTCGCCGACGATCGGATCCGCCGGAAACGCCTCCTCGATGACCTCGATAACCGTCGTCTGGGCGTCTCGGTCGACCTGCGTCACGACGTCCGTCTTCCCGTCCTTGTACTCGACCTCGAGATCGGTTCGAAACGACTCGTCGGCGACGTCTGCACCCGCGGTAGCCGCGCGGACCGCGACGCTCGCCCGGCGAGCGTCCCCGTTGCGTTCGCTCATTGGCTACTGTCGGGAGGCCGGC
It encodes the following:
- a CDS encoding DUF63 family protein, producing MDEYIERYGAERIWAATVVLLAVGVTLAALVFPQRVYVDIIWQYFWGPVVADAHGWSCIAWAGGEQVHCNNAPADAGPTAAPGYTLVSYSGYIPTLILFVIGILFVIRRLEIERYRAGFFALFPFMLFGGALRTVEDANVAAYRETGELAIQLPWSGFMISPLIYFTVAFIAFVAVAGSVYLERNGYVSGYEYPLVTIGATALAVTLGWLGYLAATTEYVSFHPLIATIVLTAATVSTAIIWIGITRFAPDLNRGTGLMGIIIIWAHAIDGFANQLMLDWSHVWNLGYSPKHPVNEAIVNVTGSFLPASITEITGSAWPFALVKLAAPVFIIWVFNEEIFEENPRFAIVMMITVVAVGLGPGSRDMLRATFGI
- a CDS encoding inositol monophosphatase family protein, encoding MSERNGDARRASVAVRAATAGADVADESFRTDLEVEYKDGKTDVVTQVDRDAQTTVIEVIEEAFPADPIVGEEDDALKQVPETGPAWIVDPIDGTNNFVNESRAFATAVAAVRDGEPVGAATVCPALSDTYRVGPEGAFRNEEPLSVSDCGDPEAATVCPTFWWDFDDREQYAGATRAIVERFGDMRRFGCAQLELAMVAAGTLEGTMTNLRANSWDTVAGVQLVREAGGTVTDLEGNRWRHDSTGLVASNGEIHEELRAATREAQFTGE